A genomic region of Elaeis guineensis isolate ETL-2024a chromosome 9, EG11, whole genome shotgun sequence contains the following coding sequences:
- the LOC105051012 gene encoding transcription factor TCP20 produces the protein MDPRGSSKVPPEAPKFHQALGLPRGDKREHLTRLGSTSSSSSSSNLRHQESSSSSRREDLQIVMMTSAAPPTTTVTEKEEQQRRQLAPRRSSNKDRHTKVDGRGRRIRMPALCAARIFQLTRELGHKSDGETIQWLLHQAEPAIIAATGSGTIPASALSSSTSTPAAGSTHQTNWTGFTAGNTTTTTTGLGRPNHQGLWEPPAAGGFNSGFLQSAAAVPAMSNIGFHGLELPGGAGGGMGAMSFLSMLSGQGQQLPGLELGLSQDGSMGGVINSQVLSHFYQQMEQGRGGEDGQLHHQQPLLSPKENSQESTQ, from the coding sequence ATGGATCCCAGGGGCTCCTCAAAGGTCCCCCCGGAGGCCCCCAAGTTCCACCAGGCCCTGGGCCTCCCTCGAGGGGATAAAAGAGAACACCTCACCAGACTCGGCTCcaccagcagcagcagcagcagcagcaacctccGACACCAAgaaagcagcagcagcagcagaagAGAAGACCTCCAGATAGTGATGATGACCTCCGCAGCACCACCAACCACAACAGTAACCGAGAAAGAGGAACAGCAAAGGCGGCAGCTTGCGCCTCGCCGGAGCTCCAACAAAGACCGTCACACCAAGGTCGACGGCCGCGGCCGCCGCATCCGCATGCCGGCCCTCTGCGCCGCTCGCATCTTCCAGCTTACCCGCGAGCTGGGCCACAAGTCCGATGGAGAGACCATCCAGTGGCTCCTCCACCAGGCCGAGCCTGCCATCATCGCCGCTACCGGCTCCGGCACCATCCCCGCTTCCGCcctctcctcctccacctccaccCCCGCCGCCGGCTCTACCCACCAGACCAATTGGACCGGATTCACTGCCGGTAATACCACCACAACTACTACCGGCCTTGGCCGGCCGAACCACCAGGGGCTATGGGAGCCGCCGGCTGCCGGAGGGTTCAATTCGGGATTTTTACAGTCGGCAGCGGCGGTGCCGGCGATGTCGAACATTGGGTTCCACGGGCTGGAGTTGCCTGGCGGTGCCGGTGGTGGCATGGGGGCGATGAGCTTCTTGTCGATGCTCAGCGGGCAGGGGCAGCAGCTGCCGGGGCTGGAGCTCGGGCTTTCGCAGGATGGAAGCATGGGTGGAGTCATAAATTCTCAAGTTTTGAGCCACTTCTATCAGCAGATGGAGCAGGGGAGGGGCGGCGAGGACGGTCAGTTGCATCATCAGCAGCCTCTGTTGTCGCCAAAGGAGAATTCACAGGAGTCAACGCAGTAG